From Toxorhynchites rutilus septentrionalis strain SRP chromosome 2, ASM2978413v1, whole genome shotgun sequence, a single genomic window includes:
- the LOC129767578 gene encoding ATP-dependent RNA helicase p62-like, with translation MNSFRTNYSRDSFRGVKRSGIDLNGYGGANDGNRNKWSMGSKSLPKINWNEIHLAPFTKNFYREHEIIGNRSNHDVNRFLEKHGITTIGPCPKPITGFDEIDLPDYIWNEIQRQGFREPTPIQAQGWPIALSGLNMVAVAKTGSGKTLGYMLPALIHITQQKFGTDKRNPTVLILAPTRELAQQIQQVATDFGSALNVRNTCLFGGSSKIPQANDLRQGVDIIIATPGRLIDFLEVRATTLQHVTYLVLDEADRMLDMGFEPQIRKILEQIRPDRQTLMWSATWPQQVKRLARDFLGNFTQINVGSLELSANHNIKQYVEIVEESDKTKTLGRLLEYLYSGGSPGRIIIFVTTKRKCDQIARNLHHHGLDAVCMHGDKTQQERERVLNQFRSMSNCILVATDVAGRGLDVDGIKVVINYDFPRQIEDYIHRIGRTGRSNTTGEAYTFFSSTDRKLAGSLIAILEEAKQNVAPELHKWSCASGTERYGRRHQFGTTNGGHYGNRMSLSDNRYGGNSNGYNENSHGFDRSCTEYSGGSNEYSNYRNDYRQ, from the coding sequence ATGAATTCTTTTCGTACTAACTACAGCAGGGATTCGTTCCGCGGTGTGAAACGTTCGGGAATCGACTTGAATGGTTACGGCGGAGCTAATGATGGTAATCGTAATAAGTGGTCCATGGGAAGTAAGTCTCTGCCGAAAATTAACTGGAACGAGATTCATCTAGCtccatttacgaaaaatttctaTCGTGAGCACGAGATTATTGGTAACCGCTCCAATCACGATGTTAATCGCTTTCTGGAAAAGCATGGCATAACAACTATTGGGCCATGCCCTAAACCAATAACCGGATTTGACGAAATCGATTTACCAGACTATATATGGAATGAAATTCAACGACAAGGTTTCCGGGAACCAACGCCAATCCAAGCTCAGGGCTGGCCTATTGCTCTAAGTGGGTTGAACATGGTCGCAGTCGCCAAGACCGGCTCTGGTAAAACTCTCGGGTATATGTTACCCGCTCTAATCCATATAACACAACAAAAATTCGGTACCGACAAACGCAATCCTACGGTTCTAATACTGGCACCTACTCGGGAATTGGCCCAACAAATTCAACAGGTAGCAACTGATTTTGGATCGGCTTTGAATGTTCGCAATACTTGTTTGTTCGGCGGCTCAAGTAAAATCCCTCAGGCAAATGATCTCCGCCAGGGAGTGGACATTATAATTGCAACGCCCGGACGGCTGATTGATTTTCTAGAAGTTAGAGCGACTACACTCCAACACGTTACATATTTGGTATTGGACGAAGCTGATCGTATGCTGGATATGGGTTTTGAACCCCAAATAAGAAAGATTCTTGAGCAAATACGCCCCGACCGGCAAACGCTCATGTGGTCTGCAACATGGCCACAACAAGTGAAGAGACTTGCTCGTGACTTTCTGGGAAATTTTACCCAGATAAACGTAGGCTCTTTAGAACTGTCAGCTAATCATAATATAAAACAGTATGTGGAAATTGTGGAAGAATCCGATAAGACCAAGACTCTTGGTAGACTGCTTGAGTACTTGTATTCAGGAGGCAGTCCGggtcgaataataattttcgtcACAACTAAGCGTAAGTGCGATCAAATCGCTCGAAATCTACATCACCACGGACTAGATGCCGTTTGTATGCATGGTGACAAAACTCAACAGGAACGTGAAAGAGTATTGAATCAATTCCGCAGTATGAGCAACTGTATTCTGGTGGCCACCGACGTGGCCGGGCGTGGTctcgatgttgatggtattaaGGTGGTCATCAATTACGATTTCCCACGTCAGATTGAAGATTACATACACAGAATCGGTCGTACAGGACGATCCAACACGACTGGCGAGGCTTACACTTTCTTCTCGTCAACTGACCGTAAGCTGGCAGGATCATTGATAGCTATTCTGGAAGAAGCTAAGCAGAATGTAGCACCTGAGCTTCATAAATGGAGTTGCGCGAGTGGCACAGAGCGTTATGGAAGAAGACACCAATTTGGAACTACTAACGGAGGACATTACGGTAACCGAATGTCTTTGTCAGACAATCGATACGGCGGAAATTCGAACGGATACAATGAAAATTCCCACGGATTCGATCGATCCTGTACTGAATACAGCGGAGGTTCAaatgaatattcaaattatCGCAACGATTACAGGCAGTAG